The window CGAGAAATGGTTGTGGAACAGCACTCCATGTTTCCACACTGTTCCGGTGATAAACCGCGATGTAGTAATTATTCCCTATCACAGCTGGAGGGAATGTGCAGGTAGCCTGTCCGCTTGTGCTTACTACTGTTGTATCCGTTGCAACGGCAGTAAAAGGCGCTACTGCAGTACGTAATTTCACGATAACGGAGTCGGTTTCGGAAGGATTGGATCCTGCACCGGTGTTTAGCAATACCGGTGTCATCCCTCCACTACCGTTGTGAAATCCTTCAAAGAGTACATTTAAATTTAAAGTGGCGTTGCCGGTTGCTCCCGTGAAATTGACATTGTCCAGATACAAACTATTCCCGTAACGGTTGATGTTTACAAATCTCAAAATGACATTCGAGCCGGCCCATGTGGTGAGATCTACTGTATCCTTTCTCCACTGAGCAGCAGAAGCAGGCGTAAAGTATGCGGTTTGCGTTCCGACCGTTGCCAGAGATAATCCGCCTTTAAAATACCCGGTGGGTAACCAGGTGCTACCACAATCTGCAGAAACATCTACACGAAGGGAATCGGAATAAGCAGTACTGTAACGGGCATAAGCTACGTCGAAGGTCATACGGGCAGAAGTTGCTCCTGCTAATGAAACTGAATAGGTAACGAGTTTATCTTCTGCAGCGGGATTGTTATAACTATAGTTATCTATAAATGCACAGGTGGTTGTGGTTCCGGTAGCACCGGGAATACCTGTAGCTTGCTGCCAGGTATAAGTTCCTCCCACGCTTTGAATACTCCACGCCGTTGGTGGGAAGGAAGCTGCCTGAAAATCTTCTGTCACGGGCATTGTATACACACTAAACACCGTGGAATTAACGACCAGCGTGTCATTGAACTTATTCAGATCACCCGCATAAGAGGTGTATGCTTGTAACGCATAACTTCCCCCTGCGGAATAATTGACATTCGTAGAAAAAGTAAACAGATAGGTAGCTCCGGGATTCAGTGGTCCGGCATAGGTTTGAGATACGACCGCACCACCATTCAAACGATAATTCACAGGGATATTCGTCAGCACATTCTGTCCTGCATTTTCCAGCAAAACAGTGACCGGAATAGCGGAAAGATTCTGACAACCCGATAAATTACCACTTGCGGGGCTAGCCACCGACGTTAGTTTCACATCAAATGGAAGGGGACAATTGCTTGTTCCCGGGGCTTTATAAATAGCGTAAGCTCTTCGTCCTTTATTTCCTGCAGGAGTATTTGCACAAACACTGAACCAGTATCCCAAAGCCGGGTTGGTGCCAGTTACAACAAAATTGGTAGCCGTTGTTGTGCCAATGGGTTCCATGTATTTATTTCCGAGCTTATAAATCGTATATCCGGCTGCACCACTCACGGCGGTCCATGTCAGACGAAGGGAATCGGGACAAGCCCAGGAAACCGCCAGTCCTGTAGGAACGCCAATGATTGCTAATGAAGTATCGCTCATATCACTGAAAGCACCACGGGTAACGCGAACTTTTACAGCGCCTGAAACATTATTCGGAACCAGCCAACTAAACTGTTGAACGGTTTGTGCTACTGATGCAGAGATAGGAATCCAATTTACCCCATTGTCAACAGTATAATCCAAAGCATAGGTGCCCAGATTCCGCTGACCATCCCATCTCAACACTTCTGTTTCGCCGGGAACAAATCCTTCCGCGCCATTCGGATACGTCATTGTCACTGCATCCGTTCTGAATTCCCATACCAGGTAATACCTTTGACCGGTTGACGGTAATGCATAACCGTTCACCGTTACCGTATAGGCACCGGCGGCAGGATTATCGAGTGTGACTTGCTCCATATTATTTAAACTGTCCACACCACGAATCGCAGGTGTATTCAGATTCGCTGCGATAGGTGTCGGATCCAGTTTCCAGGGATTCCAAACTCCTGCAGCAGGATCTGTAAGTGTCATATTCAGATTATTCACCAATGCCGGAGCTGCAACGGTGGAGCCGCCGATATCTGACCAATACACCATCACCCGAATTTGTCTTGTACCAGCAGGAACATTGATGACATGGGTTTTATTATTTCCCTGCGTGACACTATCCGTGAGATAACGATTGCCTTCCAGTGTTTGCAACGCACGTAACGCGTTTATACGACCCCAGCCATAAATAAAATCCGGACCGGCATTACCAATGTCTTCAGCAGTATTCAGTAAGCTGGCCTTTATGAGTGCAGCAGGTGGATTGCTTGCTCCGGTCAGTTGTTTATAGGCCTGATAGAGTTGAGCAAAGACACCGGCTACTCCGGGAGAAGCGGCAGATGTTCCTCCACCCACCTGATAGGTATTGTTCTCATTTGTACTCAGCTGATTTCTTCCGTTGGCACAGATATCCGGCTTAATACGACCATCGGAAGCAGGTCCGCGGCTGCTGGAAGGATCCAGTACTTCCAGTTCATCGAGATTCCCGCAGGCAACCACATTCTTCCCTTGCTTATATCCACCT of the Bacteroidota bacterium genome contains:
- a CDS encoding S8 family serine peptidase, with product MKQIYIAILVLFSSVTSAQQNYPLYLQSGVTTPESNLNTFQNAPEPTDVFNGYYCRFLQFTDLPNKEQQDAIRRSGLVLMDYVPKNAFMTAIPKGYDKSKLTALGVRAVIRQEPAQKISRTISGGFQDWAVNAPGTVDLDVQYYAHLSETSVLNAAAKYGRVLGRLAENHVISIRIADNALWTLAEEPWVFFINSIAAPSVKDDTKGRSLHWSNSINTDFVTGRRYDGTGVTVAIADDGFVGPHIDFTGRMTNFATGTGQTHGDMTSGICVGAGNLNPVIRGMATGAYLYTYNIGAYPQVVNAVANYNNYGIVISSTSYSQGCNQYTSDTQFGDNLLYNNPQIQFVFSGGNSGSTNCNYGAGTAWGNITGGYKQGKNVVACGNLDELEVLDPSSSRGPASDGRIKPDICANGRNQLSTNENNTYQVGGGTSAASPGVAGVFAQLYQAYKQLTGASNPPAALIKASLLNTAEDIGNAGPDFIYGWGRINALRALQTLEGNRYLTDSVTQGNNKTHVINVPAGTRQIRVMVYWSDIGGSTVAAPALVNNLNMTLTDPAAGVWNPWKLDPTPIAANLNTPAIRGVDSLNNMEQVTLDNPAAGAYTVTVNGYALPSTGQRYYLVWEFRTDAVTMTYPNGAEGFVPGETEVLRWDGQRNLGTYALDYTVDNGVNWIPISASVAQTVQQFSWLVPNNVSGAVKVRVTRGAFSDMSDTSLAIIGVPTGLAVSWACPDSLRLTWTAVSGAAGYTIYKLGNKYMEPIGTTTATNFVVTGTNPALGYWFSVCANTPAGNKGRRAYAIYKAPGTSNCPLPFDVKLTSVASPASGNLSGCQNLSAIPVTVLLENAGQNVLTNIPVNYRLNGGAVVSQTYAGPLNPGATYLFTFSTNVNYSAGGSYALQAYTSYAGDLNKFNDTLVVNSTVFSVYTMPVTEDFQAASFPPTAWSIQSVGGTYTWQQATGIPGATGTTTTCAFIDNYSYNNPAAEDKLVTYSVSLAGATSARMTFDVAYARYSTAYSDSLRVDVSADCGSTWLPTGYFKGGLSLATVGTQTAYFTPASAAQWRKDTVDLTTWAGSNVILRFVNINRYGNSLYLDNVNFTGATGNATLNLNVLFEGFHNGSGGMTPVLLNTGAGSNPSETDSVIVKLRTAVAPFTAVATDTTVVSTSGQATCTFPPAVIGNNYYIAVYHRNSVETWSAVPQPFLATTAYNFTTSASQAFGANMKQLLPGVFAIYSGDLSPQDNVIDITDQGAIDNDLFNFIAGYVVTDLNGDGVVDIVDQSIMNNNIFGFISSVHP